The genomic interval AGTCGCGCGCTACGGTGTAGGGACTGTATATGATCGGAAGATCGACCGAGCAATGCTTGCCGAAACCGTACTCTATGCCGATGTTGGCGACCGTGGCGGCCAGATAGGCTACGTTGGTTTTGACCGCCCAGCGGTAAGAGGGACATACGGGATCGGACTGCGCTCCTTCCGGAACCCCGGCGACCGGTTGTGCCGGTTGCGGTTCCGGCCCGACGGACGTCTTCTCGTCAGGCGTATCGGGTTCGGCCGGGGATTCCGGTGTTCGCGATTCCGGCCGGCTTTCGGATTTTTCGTTTTCGGGCAACGAACCGGCCGGCACGACGTCTCTCTCGGACAGCGTGTCGGGAACCGTATCCGCCTTCGCACTCGGAAGCATATAGGTTACGGCGATCACATCTGTCATCCCGCGCCACCGTTGCGTGGAATTCGTCGTCCTGAAATGGTCTTCTTTCAATCCCTCGTGGACGATGAAGTAGGATTTGACCTGGTTGCTTCGGTTCTTCGCGGCCGCGAGGTTCTCCTTGCGGGAGTTGTACGAGGAACAGAATCCCAGTACGCGCACTTTCATGTCGCCCGATTCGATCAAGAGCCTGTGTTGCCGAATGGACCGGGTGAGCAAGTCGATAGCGGCTGCGTTTCCCTTGTAGTCGGCCCAGAACATGCGTTTCTTCGGAGCGAACCGGAAGACCGCCGTATCTCCCCGGACGAATGGCTCCGCAGACATGCCGGCATCCTGCCCTGATGCCATACCGCAGGCAAACGACAGGATCGGCAGAAATAGCAGTTTGCACTTCAGTTTCATCGGATGAATAGCTGTTTTCATGCTTGTTTCCTTCCGCCGGACGCGGCATCGGAAAACCTGTTCAAACCGCTAATGGCAGATGAAAACGTTCGTTAAATCGGCATGTCGGAAAAAGACGACGCATAAAGCCGACGAATGAAAGAGCAGGAGAAAGAAAAGAGTTGATATGTAAATTTTTAGCAATACTTTTTTTGCCGATACGAATAAAAAATTATACCTTTGGAGTATTAAACGAACGTTTTTCCGCCGTCTGCATTTCATGTCGTCCGGGATCGAAGCGGTCCGGCGACATCGCCCGGGCGTGCAAGGCGTGATACGGTTGTATTTTCCTGATTTTCATCGTCTCCGGGTTCGGAGAAAACTTGGCGGGCGTTTTGTGGCGTGTTTCGCGTATCCGTGGGAAGACTTGGAGATTCGGTTTGACCGTGTGAGAAGTGGGCGTTTGTGTTTTGGAACAATGTCCGCATTCGTAAATGGGATGTACCTTACTTCGTTTTACGATCGTGGGCCTTAATGTATAAAACCCTGCAAATATATAATTTGCAGGGTTTTGCTTCTGTTCGTGTCACTTGGCGGAGAGAAGGGGATTCGAACCCCTGAAACACTTTTGATGTTTACTCGCTTTCCAGGCGGGCCAGTTCAACCACTCCTGCATCTCTCCGAAAACGCCCCCAAAAGTACGCAATATTTCCCGATTCTGCAAATGACGGCCGTTTTTTCTCCTTTCGGGATCCGGGTGTCCGCTCCGTTTCGGTCCGGTGGTGTCTTGCCCTCCGCTCCGTTTGCGGCCCGTTTGCCGTCCCCGGAAGGAACCGGATCTCTGCCGATTCCGGGGAAACGAAAACGGGACGACCCGCGGACCTTCCGTTTTCCAGGCGGAGAGAGGCAGCATCGTTGGACTGGCTCACACCAGTATCTACCGACTATGTACTATATCGGTTGGAGCGTATCGCCGAACAGATACCGCACGTGCGTCCGGTATCATTCTCTTTTTGGAAGCAAACCTCTTCCGAGCCGGTCTTCCGGTGGCAGGCGATAGTGTTCCGCTGTCGTCTCTTGTCCTGTTTACTTGCAGGAAGGAGGAATAAAGATAGCGCTGTTGAAAAGAGAATGCAACGTTGTCGCTTTTCCCAACGTATCGGGCGAATCTGGGTTAGCGATTTTATGGCTAAATATTCGGCTTAAATAAAGCGCAATACCTTGTACGGCCTCGCCGGAATTTCTGAAAAGTGCCTCCGGAGGGGTTGTATAGTTTGTCTTTGAATTTTAGCGTCCGAGGAGTTCTCCTGCAACCGTACGTGTGAGACTCATGCTGTCGTCATCAAGTTCACTGCGCCAGTACATGCCGCCTCTGAGACCTTTTTCCTTGATATAGTCACATTTGATTTTCAACGATTTCGGATTTTCATATCCGACGATGAGGGTGCCGAGACTGTCAACGATATAAGGAACGCAAGCTATCGAGTCCCAGCGCTCTTCCATGCCCTCGGCCGCCAGATTGCGGTTCACGATATCGCGGTAATCGGTCCAACCCTTGAAATCCTTGTCGTTACCGCGACCGTAGAACGCAAGGCCGAGAACCATGTCCTTGTAGTCAAGACCTTTTGTTAGGAAAGAGTCGATTGACTCCTCAATCGTCGAAACTCCGGCCAGCTCCGAGCGGCGCAACGCAGTGTGATGATAGGGAGCCTGCCAGCCCATGTCGTAGGTCATCAGATTGACATAATCAAGATATTTCATCGCTTCGCGCATGTCGAAACCGTTGCCGAAAAAGCCTGCTGCAGCCGAAACCACTTTATCTCTGCCGAGTGCGTTGCGAACGTCGCTGAAAAGACGGATGTAGTTGGCCTGCTCTTCTTCATTGGCCGGAAACTCCCAGTCGAAATCAACCCCGTCGAGTTCATATTTGTCCACAATGCGTTTACAGTCAGCTGCAAATGCCAGACGAAGCGAATCACGGCCTGTCATCTCTGCCCATCCAGATTCGGCTCCTGCGCCACCCATCGAAAGTATGACTTTAAGTGCCGGATTCTCTTTTTTGAGATTGAGTATCCGCTGAAGGCGGGGTATGTTGTTGATCTGTACGCCATCGTGGGTCCGATTGGGGATGGCGGCAAGATAATTTATGGCGGTCACCATATTGGCTGGCGGCAGTTTGCCCTCTTCTTGCCACACGTAGGCGATACATTCGTATTCGGGTTCGGCGGCCTTTCCTGAAGTCCTTTTGCACGAAACCGCGGCACCCATGAGAACAAGTGCAGCGAAGCCGATCGAAATCTTTTTTATCTTTACATTCATCATTAATGTATTATATCGGTTAAATTTATTCGTCTAAACCGAAAAATGCACGAACCGCTGCGTATGCAAACCGTATGTTGTAGGGATGGAATTCGGTGTAAACAAGACACTCGGTTTTACATTATTTGATGTAAAACCGAGTGTCTGTTTCGCAATTTGCTGATTTTTAGCGTTTATTGCGGAGAGAGAGGGATTCGAACCCCCGGTACAGTTGCCCGTACACCGCATTTCGAGTGCGGCCCGATCGACCACTCCGGCATCTCTCCTTGAAGATCGTTCCCCGAAACCATCGTTTTGGGACTGCAAATATAGACATATTTTTTATATCCGCGCATTTTCGGGCGGAAAAAATTGCGTCCGGGCGAAAAAAAAGCTCCGGACGGGGGCGTTTGCCCGCCCCGGGTTGCTTCCGGTTCCGGAATAATTCCTATCTTTGTCCCGAAAGGACCGCCTGCCGGGAGCAGTATTTCGCCGCCGGGAGCATTTATTGAACAGGGGAGCGACAGGAATACTAAAACCGGTACGGTTTTCGTTTTCTCCGAAAGAACCCACGCAAATCGAAGTGTGTTATGAAAACGTTGAATCTTTGGATCGGGGCCTTCCTGGCGGCCGCGGGGCTTGCGGGCTGTTCGTCGGCCTATTACGCCTCTTCGGGATACGCCTCCGACGACCTCTATGCCCTGCACGACCGGACGCAGATCGCCCGTAAGCAGCAGGCGCAGGCCGAGGCTCGCAAGGCCGCGGCCGAAGCGCGCCGCGCCGAATGGGAGGCCCGGCTGGCCGAAGCCGAGGCCGCAGCCGCCGAAAACGGATATTACGAATACGACGCCAATCCCTACCGGAGCGTGCTGGCCGACGATTACGAGAGCGCCTATGCCCGCCGGCTGCGCGGCTTCGAGTCGCCGTCGTACAACATGCCCTCGAGCTATATCAACGCCCGTTACAGCCGGGCGTTCGACTACGTTTCCGCCTACGATCCGGCCTTCTATAACGTGATCGTGATGGGCGACGAGGTGTGGGTCGAGCCCAAATACATTACCTCCATGTTCGGTACGTGGGGGCGGCCCGTCGTCTTCCTCGATCCGTGGTATTACGGCTGGAGTACGCCCGGACTGTCCTTCTCGATCGGCAGTTGGGGCTGGAGTTTCGGCTGGAACTCGTGGTACAGTCCCTGGTACAGCCCGTGGCACGGTCCGTGGTACGGCTCCTGGTACAATCCGTGGTGGGGGCCGTCGTGGGGCTGGGGTCCCGGCTGGCACGGCCACCCGCATTGGGGCGGCTGGGGCCCGGGCTGGGGGCCCGGCTGGGGACCGGTCCACCATTACGATCCGAACCGTCCCAATATCGTGCATCGTCCGAGTCGTCCGCCCCGTTCGCAGACGTTCGGAGGTGGTTCGGGGTCGAATATCAACCGGGGCTCGGGCGGCGGCCGCACGTGGCAGTCGGGGGTCTATCAGGGCGGTAACCGCGGCGGCCGCGGCAATTCGTCCCGCGGGACGGTCGGCCGGAACGACCGGAGCGACAATCCCTTCGACTGGCGGAGCGGCTCCTCGAACAGCGACCGCACGGGTAACCGGCGCGCCCCGTCGAGCGGCAGTTTCGGCGGCAGCCGCGGCGGCTCTTTCGGCGGCGGAGGCGGATTTTCGGGAGGCGGTTCGCGCAGCGGCGGCTCGACGGGTTCGAGTTCGCGCGGCCGATAGGGTGTCCGCTTTGATTGTCAAACGAAAACACGAGCATTATGAAACGTTCGATTCTGACGGCCAGCGCCGCGCTCCTGCTCTGCGGGAAGCTCGCGGCGCAGACCCCCCCCCAATACGAGTTCGGCGGACTGGCGATGAGCGCCGACGCCCTGTCCACTGCCGATCTGTTCTCGCTTTCGCAGCAGAGTTTCAATTTCGGCACGGCGCGGTCGATGGCCATGGGCGG from Alistipes dispar carries:
- a CDS encoding DUF3575 domain-containing protein — protein: MKTAIHPMKLKCKLLFLPILSFACGMASGQDAGMSAEPFVRGDTAVFRFAPKKRMFWADYKGNAAAIDLLTRSIRQHRLLIESGDMKVRVLGFCSSYNSRKENLAAAKNRSNQVKSYFIVHEGLKEDHFRTTNSTQRWRGMTDVIAVTYMLPSAKADTVPDTLSERDVVPAGSLPENEKSESRPESRTPESPAEPDTPDEKTSVGPEPQPAQPVAGVPEGAQSDPVCPSYRWAVKTNVAYLAATVANIGIEYGFGKHCSVDLPIIYSPYTVARDYRLRFLAVQPEFRYWLKEPMKGHFFGAHLNIGAFNIAVDDKNRYQSPDGFYGAGLSYGYVLPFARHWAAEFTIGAGYVHTKYDTYYNIPNGTRFETGIAYNYWGLTKVGIGLVYRFGK
- a CDS encoding glycoside hydrolase family 18 protein; the protein is MMNVKIKKISIGFAALVLMGAAVSCKRTSGKAAEPEYECIAYVWQEEGKLPPANMVTAINYLAAIPNRTHDGVQINNIPRLQRILNLKKENPALKVILSMGGAGAESGWAEMTGRDSLRLAFAADCKRIVDKYELDGVDFDWEFPANEEEQANYIRLFSDVRNALGRDKVVSAAAGFFGNGFDMREAMKYLDYVNLMTYDMGWQAPYHHTALRRSELAGVSTIEESIDSFLTKGLDYKDMVLGLAFYGRGNDKDFKGWTDYRDIVNRNLAAEGMEERWDSIACVPYIVDSLGTLIVGYENPKSLKIKCDYIKEKGLRGGMYWRSELDDDSMSLTRTVAGELLGR